In Brassica rapa cultivar Chiifu-401-42 chromosome A06, CAAS_Brap_v3.01, whole genome shotgun sequence, a single window of DNA contains:
- the LOC103873599 gene encoding uncharacterized protein LOC103873599 — MGDPLLQHSVTSRNSVRAAGKDFPKRSLVAAIPRAVHQTIGKHVSFSRNGTGTVQNAAVFLLKVAVLEVVRRVSKAKCPHLWTTLQALQCFCYPPLKWFRRWAPFKDFIRAMQMLSRPLLVLTIAEAFTDQSESKQEAPGGTASNASSESQSEPQTSLSDIRIEDEATHPVSSQDWVKQLYEELEKQRLSLPERINEDELHRFYRVSNGDFTSLLSSIKKTIHWRETYRLLSEEELETWSSLVFWHGYDRNQRPCLIVRLGLAFVKLPSHERPRFAQAIISQVEHGVLHLLNPENSELTVLVDCEGLSPLRIPMQMLRSCSSILQDHFPNRLGCLFIIRLPPVVRVISQTFIQILRPTTRKKLRIEGETFHRVLSEYLQTLPSYLGSDCNCKRCSNLSEQDSPQPQTHTRSKIGTSGETEQLDISSWSYDVQTPNLAYEGEPSPNVCSQVLRTAIVFVLMLWLFGALLAGFVDPESRPF; from the exons ATGGGAGACCCATTATTACAGCATTCTGTTACAAGTAGAAACTCTGTGAGGGCGGCTGGGAAAGACTTTCCTAAGAGAAGCCTAGTAGCTGCTATTCCAAGAGCTGTTCACCAGACGATCGGTAAGCATGTCTCTTTCTCAAGAAATGGCACTGGAACCGTGCAAAACGCAGCTGTTTTTCTTCTCAAAGTCGCTGTTTTAGAAGTCGTTCGGAGAGTTTCGAAGGCAAAGTGTCCTCATTTATGGACCACTCTTCAGGCGTTGCAATGCTTCTGTTATCCTCCTCTTAAGTGGTTTCGGAGATGGGCTCCCTTCAAGGATTTCATCAGGGCAATGCAG ATGCTGTCTCGGCCATTATTGGTCCTCACGATTGCAGAGGCTTTCACAGACCAGTCAGAGTCAAAGCAAGAAGCCCCAGGTGGTACTGCATCTAATGCATCTTCAGAATCACAATCTGAGCCACAGACGTCTCTATCAGACATAAG GATTGAAGATGAGGCTACACATCCTGTATCTTCACAAGACTGGGTTAAACAACTCTACGAAGAACTGGAAAAGCAGAGACTTAGCTTGCCTGAGAG AATCAATGAGGATGAGCTTCATAGATTTTATAGAGTGTCAAACGGAGACTTCACTTCCTTACTAtcttcaataaaaaaaacaatccaTTGGAGGGAGACTTACAGACTTCTGTCAGAAGAAGAACTTGAGACATGGTCAAGTTTAGTTTTTTGGCATGGATACGACAGGAACCAAAGACCTTGCCTCATTGTACGATTGGGGCTTGCTTTTGTAAAGTTGCCATCTCATGAAAGACCTCGTTTCGCTCAGGCAATCA TTTCTCAGGTAGAGCACGGCGTTCTGCATCTTCTAAACCCGGAGAATTCGGAACTTACGGTATTAGTGGACTGTGAAGGATTGTCTCCTCTGAGGATTCCAATGCAGATGTTGAGATCATGTTCTTCAATTCTCCAAGATCACTTCCCTAACCGTCTCGGCTGCCTATTCATCATTCGCCTTCCTCCTGTTGTCCGAGTCATTTCTCAGACTTTCATACAA ATTCTCAGACCAACCACACGCAAGAAATTGAGAATTGAAGGGGAAACTTTCCACCGAGTCCTCTCTGAATATCTCCAGACGCTTCCTTCATACCTTGGCAGCGACTGCAACTGCAAAAGATGCTCAAATCTCAGCGAACAAGATTCACCAcaaccacaaacacacacgAGAAGCAAGATAGGAACCTCGGGAGAGACAGAGCAGCTAGACATCAGCAGCTGGAGTTACGACGTCCAGACACCTAATTTAGCTTATGAGGGAGAACCGAGCCCGAACGTATGTAGCCAAGTGTTGCGGACAGCAATAGTGTTTGTACTCATGCTTTGGCTCTTCGGTGCACTGCTGGCTGGATTTGTCGATCCTGAGAGCAGACCCTTTTAG